The following proteins are co-located in the Myxococcus fulvus genome:
- the rraA gene encoding ribonuclease E activity regulator RraA has translation MDFKTADLCDAHAGTTHFQVAEPGFIDFGGRTTFTGPISTVRAPEDNSLVRKALEEKGNGRVLVVDGGGSRRCALVGDQLALLAQQNGWAGVVVNGCIRDSEEVGRMALGVKALGTHPLKSFKRNEGQRDVEVRFAGVTFRPGHHLYADADGIVTSETALPESSLD, from the coding sequence ATGGACTTCAAGACGGCGGACCTGTGTGACGCGCACGCGGGCACGACCCACTTCCAGGTCGCCGAGCCCGGCTTCATCGACTTCGGCGGACGCACCACGTTCACCGGTCCCATCAGCACCGTGCGCGCCCCCGAGGACAACTCGCTCGTGCGCAAGGCCCTGGAGGAGAAGGGCAACGGTCGGGTGCTCGTGGTGGATGGAGGCGGCAGCCGCCGCTGCGCGCTGGTGGGGGACCAGCTGGCGCTGCTCGCGCAACAGAACGGCTGGGCGGGCGTGGTGGTGAACGGCTGCATCCGTGATTCGGAGGAGGTGGGCCGCATGGCGCTCGGCGTGAAGGCGCTGGGCACGCATCCGCTCAAGAGCTTCAAGCGCAACGAGGGCCAGCGCGACGTCGAGGTGCGCTTCGCGGGTGTCACCTTCCGCCCCGGACACCACCTGTACGCGGACGCGGATGGCATCGTCACCTCGGAGACCGCGCTGCCGGAGTCGTCGCTGGACTGA